The Triticum aestivum cultivar Chinese Spring chromosome 3A, IWGSC CS RefSeq v2.1, whole genome shotgun sequence genome includes a region encoding these proteins:
- the LOC123063526 gene encoding E3 ubiquitin-protein ligase RGLG3, translating into MWGERAHHRHGHHHDHVPSGGSKDRQPKFIADNYSSVDEVIAALREAGLESSNLILGIDFTKSNEWSGRHSFGRKSLHAISGTPNPYEQAISIIGRTLSPFDDDNLIPCFGFGDASTHDHSVFSFYQENRPCRGFEEVLDRYRQIVPHLNLSGPTSFAPLIYAAMSVVESSNCQYHVLVIIADGQVTTSTSGGRLSPQEQATIQAIVDASFYPLSIVMVGVGDGPWDAMQHFDDCIPDRAFDNFQFVNFTGIMSSSKDMSKKEAAFALAALMEIPTQYKATQGLRPPERHAQNANPPRILPPPSKVLERDNIVAASHTPAATSQSTDVGYTVSDEKVCPICLTNPKDMAFQCGHLTCKECGPTLSTCPLCRAPITVRVRLFS; encoded by the exons ATGTGGGGCGAGAGGGCTCATCACAGGCATGGGCACCATCACGACCACGTTCCGTCCGGGGGTTCCAAGGACCGGCAGCCCAAGTTCATAGCAGACAACTACAGCTCGGTAGATGAG GTCATTGCTGCATTGAGAGAAGCTGGGCTTGAATCATCAAATCTAATTCTTGGCATCGACTTCACCAAAAGCAATGAATGGTCAG GTAGGCATTCCTTTGGAAGAAAATCTCTGCATGCCATTAGTGGCACTCCAAATCCATATGAGCAAGCCATCTCTATAATTGGGCGAACACTATCACCTTTTGATGATGATAACTTGATACCATGCTTTGGATTTGGTGATG CTTCTACGCATGATCATTCTGTCTTCAGCTTTTACCAAGAAAACCGTCCTTGCCGTGGTTTTGAGGAGGTTCTTGACAGATACAGACAAATTGTTCCACATTTGAACCTTTCAG GACCAACTTCTTTTGCACCTCTTATCTACGCGGCGATGTCAGTTGTCGAAAGCAGTAACTGCCAATACCATGTCCTCGTCATCATAGCTGATGGACAG GTGACCACTTCAACTTCAGGTGGAAGATTAAGTCCACAAGAACAGGCAACTATACAAGCGATTGTTGATGCTAG CTTCTATCCTCTTTCAATTGTGATGGTGGGGGTGGGCGATGGGCCATGGGATGCAATGCAGCATTTTGATGACTGTATTCCTGACAGAGCCTTCGACAATTTCCAG TTCGTGAACTTCACTGGTATCATGTCATCAAGCAAGGATATGTCAAAGAAGGAGGCCGCATTTGCGCTTGCAGCGCTGATGGAAATACCCACCCAATACAAAGCGACTCAAGGCCTCCGACCTCCAGA GAGGCACGCACAAAACGCCAACCCTCCGAGGATCCTTCCCCCTCCCAGCAAAGTTCTTGAACGTGACAATATTGTCGCAGCTTCTCATACTCCAGCCGCAACCTCGCAGTCAACCGACGTTGGCTACACCGTTTCGGATGAAAAG GTATGTCCCATCTGCTTAACGAATCCAAAGGACATGGCTTTCCAATGCGGCCATCTG ACATGCAAGGAATGCGGGCCGACGCTATCGACATGCCCCTTGTGCCGCGCGCCAATCACTGTCCGTGTAAGGCTCTTTTCATAA